In Cryptomeria japonica chromosome 1, Sugi_1.0, whole genome shotgun sequence, the sequence ATATTtacaattttttactttttttaatttgaTGTTATATTATAAGTTCTAAAGTACTAATAGATTACAAGAGAATAATCTAACCAATATGATTCTTTATTTTACACTAATTTCTTTCATACCTCTCTCAACCATTCCATCCAATAGAATAAATCTTATCTTAAAATAGATAAAAGGTTATCCCTCTAGCCTGGAAGATCTTAACTCATAAATGTATTCCACGTCTATAATTTTTTCTACACTTAAATGTAGTGCATGAAGCATTTATCTTGTACATTTATTTAGGCCATCAAAACTCCAATTCCTATTTACTCTTGGTTAAAGATTCATTAGTGATGATTAAAGACTGTATTGCTAAGTGGATAAGAAACAGTGAGAAAATATGGAAGATGCATTGCCCTGCCTTGAGAAGGCAATTTACTGAAAAGGAGAAAAAGCCATGCATGATAGAAACAAATCGTTTGTAAATTGGTTTTCTGATTAGGCTAAGCTTCGTACAGCTTTGCTGATTACAGTCTTATTTACTAAGTTGTTAACCACTGATTCCTTGGGACATTTTATTTATTGGTACGTTTTGTCTTCAACAACTTGCTAGAGTTATGTTATACGGTCTCCCGAATAGTAAAAGGTTAATAAATGCAATATTATTTTCTCCTTCATATGTAAAAATTCAATTTCTTGGACAAACgttaaaggaaaagaaagaaatacTGTTCGCTTCACTCTATAGGAAAATTTAAAGAAATACAACTCTCAAATTATTGATTTTTACTGTTGAAAGTACAGATTATACTGTAGAACACAAGTTTCCCAAAATCTGCAAAACCAATCAGCTGTATACATCATCACAACGGAAAGACCGTAAACTAAAAGCTATTTTCTTAGTTTTCGGATATTGAAAATGTATTCAAACAATATGGAGTGGAGAGTAGGACCAATAGATTGATAACAAATAGTGATTCGGCTTTCATTCACAAACCATTCACTGTTATGCCGCTCTTCataaaaagggggagaaaactaGGCTTATGTCTCTGCAACAAGTGGGTAATGGTAATCCTGAAGGCAATCATTGAAAAAACATTAAGAGTCTTTTCCAAATTCGGGACCAAGCTCAATCAAGGGAAGTGATCCTCACTTTTGGTGGTCCAAAAATGGTAACGTGTgaatattgcaaaaaaaaaaaaaaaagggaggaaCATTTCCAAACCTAATATTATTACTTACAGAAACGAATTCCTGAAACACCGGGAAGCAAATCGTACTTTTAAAACCATTTATTCTCTCTCCCCTATCTTTTTAACAATCTATGATTACAAGCACCCTCCAAACAGTTACTTACTAACTAACCTCCAAGGCGTTGCAGCATTCGCCTTGAGTAAAACCCTAAATGCTCCACCGTCTTCTTCGCAATCTATGAATACAAGCACTCTCCATACATACTATTCAACTTAGATTTACACCGAAAAATGATTTTATGTGGACGACTAGTATACACTTATAAACTTAGATTTACACCGAACACCTTAACATTTGAAGTATTGGAAGAAAACGAAGTGACCTTTTTCCTCTGCGGATACCCAACCGGCCACGAGTTTCCCTTAATTGGGGACGATTTCATCGACGAGGACAGACTGTACAAATCAAGAGCAGATGAAGAAGAATTAGTTTGGGTTAGCAATGGGATTATACCCTTGGAGATTATGGATCTATCGGCAGCAGCAGGCGGTGAGTCACTATCATGGGTTGATTCGCCGTAGCCCGGCAGCAGCCTAACTAAAATCGGATGAACGGGGCGACTACCGAGAGCAGCCGGTTGGTGTGGAAATTGATTTGATACCCTACGGCGGAAACTGATGTAGAGCTGTCTGCAGCCACTGGTGCTCCGTCCCAAGGTCACGATATCCCCAGACTGCAGCCGGTTGCTCTTACTGTATCGACTCCACCCCTTGGTGAACACATAGCTCTGGCTGCTGCTCCAGTATGAATACCTGAACCTCCATGTTTTGCCTGCGGTATCTTCACAATTTAGAATGACGCCTTTCTGCATGGTCTCAGGTTCAAGAGGGAGGCATCTGTGGGCGTGGTACTTGGGTACCACTAACCGGTTTAGCTTCCCCACGTCGCTGGGTGTCAAGGCCTTTTCAAACAGGTGCTCTCTAGGATATATAGCTCTGTTCTCCCCTACAGGATTTGGACCGTCGTGATTGGAACATTCTGCGCCATTCATTTTGTTGGAGTGGTGGAGTTCTTCATGGTAGGTGTGTGTTCTCAGCATCTCAACGATCTCTGACTTGGAATGGCGCCCTAGAAAAATGGCCTCCTGGTGGGTGTCACCGATAGGAACAAAGTTAGTGGCGGCTTTCGGGCCACGGAGCTTGAGGGCCGCCGTGTCGTATGAACGGGCTGCGTCTTCTTCATTGTTGAATGTC encodes:
- the LOC131070265 gene encoding AP2/ERF and B3 domain-containing transcription factor RAV1, coding for MSGSVGASLHKEWMGDGYIGLSLGSCCLVAALEETSKKSTFKVTNQKPEGNCGTVVGAQEDSTSVIPSFNGSTDIPFSSAGWKGFGGATSQIWRHSSNTNGGAAEEMWNNKASGKQLSSQYKGVVAQPNGRWGAQIYEKHRRLWLGTFNNEEDAARSYDTAALKLRGPKAATNFVPIGDTHQEAIFLGRHSKSEIVEMLRTHTYHEELHHSNKMNGAECSNHDGPNPVGENRAIYPREHLFEKALTPSDVGKLNRLVVPKYHAHRCLPLEPETMQKGVILNCEDTAGKTWRFRYSYWSSSQSYVFTKGWSRYSKSNRLQSGDIVTLGRSTSGCRQLYISFRRRVSNQFPHQPAALGSRPVHPILVRLLPGYGESTHDSDSPPAAADRSIISKGIIPLLTQTNSSSSALDLYSLSSSMKSSPIKGNSWPVGYPQRKKVTSFSSNTSNVKVFGVNLSL